One part of the Bacteroidia bacterium genome encodes these proteins:
- a CDS encoding ABC transporter ATP-binding protein, whose product MTNELIIHNLSKTYKNGVKALDGVSLRLSNGMFGLLGPNGAGKSSLMRSIAALQSPDEGSIHFNQADILSEPDFIRKELGYLPQEFGVYPRISALELLDHFAILKGIVDKKARRSQVDALLEQTNLYKDRKKAVSSFSGGMRQRFGIAQALLGSPKLIIVDEPTAGLDPEERYRFHNLLSEIGEQVIVILSTHIVEDVRDLCSRMAIMAEGKLIQVGSPDDLIAALNGKIWRKTIEKSALPEYKESFSLLSSRFFRGKIRIHIYEEENPENGFELLPPDLSDVYFHELQVLKGKEGHHAA is encoded by the coding sequence ATGACCAACGAACTGATCATTCATAATCTCTCCAAAACCTATAAAAATGGAGTCAAAGCTCTGGATGGGGTATCTCTCCGGCTGAGCAATGGAATGTTCGGACTTCTCGGACCCAATGGTGCCGGGAAATCCAGCTTGATGCGAAGCATAGCAGCTTTGCAAAGTCCGGACGAAGGAAGCATCCATTTCAATCAGGCAGATATACTGTCAGAACCTGATTTTATCCGGAAAGAGCTGGGCTATCTCCCACAGGAATTTGGGGTATATCCCCGTATTTCAGCCCTTGAACTCCTGGACCATTTCGCTATACTCAAAGGCATAGTAGATAAAAAGGCTCGCAGATCACAGGTCGATGCCTTGCTGGAACAAACCAATCTTTATAAGGATAGGAAAAAAGCAGTGAGTAGCTTTTCAGGAGGGATGAGGCAAAGGTTTGGGATTGCGCAAGCTTTGTTAGGGAGTCCGAAACTGATCATAGTTGACGAGCCTACTGCGGGACTGGATCCCGAGGAAAGGTATCGTTTCCATAATTTACTAAGTGAAATCGGAGAGCAGGTGATAGTCATCCTATCCACTCATATTGTGGAGGATGTCCGAGACCTCTGTAGTCGAATGGCCATCATGGCAGAAGGTAAATTGATTCAAGTGGGAAGTCCGGATGATTTGATTGCTGCCTTGAATGGAAAAATATGGAGAAAGACTATAGAAAAAAGCGCCTTGCCGGAGTATAAAGAATCCTTTAGTCTCCTTTCTTCCCGATTTTTCAGAGGAAAAATCCGCATCCATATTTATGAGGAAGAAAATCCGGAAAATGGCTTCGAATTGCTTCCTCCTGACTTATCGGATGTTTATTTCCATGAATTACAAGTGCTAAAAGGAAAGGAGGGCCATCATGCTGCCTAG
- a CDS encoding M1 family aminopeptidase → MLPSLLKFEWRYHTHKLLFLFASLAFAFFAFVFSVAGFRLPQVYMNSPYMIAYIMGILSMGAIFPAVVFTSNAILRDRDHRMEEMVYSSPISKWHFLFSRFMGVFLACFASFACMLIGLLLSTYMPWIDAEKVGAFHLSYYLWPLLVYVLPNVLLAVSLVFLIASLSKNRIMLYLSGLFLYVLYVLASMYSNAPWLATASPATVEAISLSAKLDPFGISAFFEQSRYWSHIERNTELTALKGNFLTNRLLWISISLLSFGLAYWRFSFRKAREKKRRKVKQHSAPMRSIPLLRVETFSASAGAQRLALWSSFQLEVKAIFKSLSFLILILLWALIYTSEALDTLSGGSRMPDDYPLSGLLFGNLIEVIPFFGIVSLIFYSNEQIWRSRILNVDLLTYSYPVRNYVFFLSKFLSLALIPLLMISLAILINIGIQLTKGFLDIDLGLYLSAYYYAGLPLLCVAILALFIQSLFSRRYLGMLITALFLLITSSRLSSLFGIRHPLLKYAQPLLEISYSEMNGFGIYAEAFHWRMSYWFAVAFLLAILCFGLWGRKLEQALSDRIQVFHSQINRKTIFLSVLSILIALSSASFIFYKSNIEENSMSREEARDWSQAYEEKYKSYENNVQPIPVDLYTEIELYPETHSYKVYVRYLLKNKSEKALGRALMGLSFEAEMDSLHFSKGEVESYDADFAQYQLVFPDSLQPGESFEMQAYFHSSWNGFQSHTAFNSIVENGSFIRMSRYFPFFGYHRDYELSNEEVRRARNMPPQESALIPFTESPGDSLPYDYDFIELEYKISTSADQLALGAGSLLKQWTENGRNFFHYKLERAIPFRFAFSSAKYALTKTEHKGISIELYYHPKHAYNTDRLLQSARQSLDYCIEAFGPYQYEHIRFVEVSDFTSGFAATAYPNTLFIRESMGFFSDMREKGSHDIVNQLVAHELAHQWWGGQLNTPSQEGAILLSEMLAQYTEFMIYEQTYGKTATIDALNVEMDLYLRDRAFSEEVPLISAAYDHPHIPYSKGAKVMYQLREMMGEDSLNLALKKVLQTFAWPDPPPSSLDLLDEIVKQAPDSLEVFIRQMFTQIRVYELKLEQARIHELAEGIYEVEMEVMAKMYEGDSLGNKKEINFQIPVQIAALGEGGIQELIRIEWVELTEGKQSFRMQLKEKPYQLAVDPYILNIDVDRMNNFKQIKQED, encoded by the coding sequence ATGCTGCCTAGTCTCTTGAAATTTGAGTGGCGTTATCATACCCATAAACTACTCTTTCTATTTGCCAGTTTGGCCTTTGCCTTTTTTGCTTTTGTCTTTTCTGTTGCTGGTTTTCGCCTTCCCCAGGTATATATGAATTCCCCCTATATGATCGCTTATATTATGGGAATACTTTCTATGGGTGCCATTTTCCCGGCTGTGGTTTTTACTTCAAATGCGATTTTGAGAGACAGGGATCATCGGATGGAGGAAATGGTTTACTCCAGCCCTATCTCCAAATGGCATTTTCTGTTTAGTCGTTTTATGGGCGTTTTTCTGGCCTGTTTTGCGAGCTTCGCCTGTATGCTGATTGGGCTATTGCTAAGTACCTATATGCCCTGGATTGATGCAGAAAAAGTAGGTGCTTTTCACCTAAGCTATTATCTCTGGCCCTTATTGGTATATGTACTTCCTAATGTGCTCCTCGCTGTATCTCTGGTTTTTCTGATTGCCTCTCTGAGCAAAAACCGGATCATGCTATACTTGAGCGGGCTGTTTTTGTATGTTCTTTATGTGCTGGCTTCTATGTATTCCAATGCTCCCTGGTTAGCAACAGCAAGTCCCGCTACAGTAGAGGCGATTTCTCTTTCCGCTAAACTGGATCCTTTCGGTATCTCCGCCTTTTTTGAACAAAGCCGTTATTGGTCGCACATAGAGCGGAATACAGAACTCACAGCTTTAAAAGGAAACTTCTTGACAAACCGGCTGCTATGGATCAGCATTTCTCTTCTTTCCTTTGGACTGGCTTATTGGAGATTTAGCTTCAGAAAGGCCAGGGAAAAGAAAAGAAGAAAAGTAAAACAGCATTCAGCCCCTATGCGAAGCATTCCATTGCTTCGAGTGGAAACTTTTTCTGCAAGTGCAGGGGCGCAAAGACTGGCCTTATGGTCTTCCTTTCAACTTGAAGTTAAAGCTATTTTCAAAAGCCTTTCCTTTCTTATCCTGATTCTCCTTTGGGCCTTAATCTATACCTCAGAAGCTCTCGACACTCTGTCTGGAGGGAGCCGCATGCCCGATGATTATCCTCTGAGTGGATTGTTGTTTGGCAATCTGATTGAAGTCATTCCCTTCTTTGGGATTGTGAGCCTGATCTTTTATAGCAATGAACAGATATGGAGGAGCCGGATTTTGAATGTCGATTTGCTCACCTACTCCTATCCGGTTCGCAATTATGTTTTCTTTCTGTCAAAATTCCTGAGCCTGGCCCTCATTCCTCTCTTGATGATCAGTCTCGCTATCCTGATAAATATTGGGATACAGTTGACTAAAGGTTTTCTGGATATAGACCTTGGCCTTTATCTTTCTGCCTACTATTATGCGGGTTTACCTCTTCTTTGTGTAGCGATTCTGGCCCTCTTTATTCAATCCCTTTTTAGCAGGAGGTATTTGGGAATGCTTATCACAGCTTTATTCCTCCTGATCACAAGTTCGCGATTGAGCAGTCTTTTTGGAATCAGGCATCCTTTACTCAAATATGCCCAGCCGCTTCTGGAAATCTCCTATTCAGAAATGAATGGATTTGGAATATATGCGGAGGCCTTTCACTGGCGCATGAGTTATTGGTTTGCCGTCGCATTTTTACTGGCTATTCTTTGTTTTGGATTATGGGGGCGAAAGTTAGAACAAGCTCTGTCAGACCGGATCCAGGTTTTTCATAGCCAAATAAATCGAAAGACTATTTTTCTTTCAGTCCTTAGTATCCTGATTGCCTTGAGTAGCGCTTCTTTCATTTTCTATAAAAGCAATATTGAAGAAAATTCTATGAGCCGGGAAGAGGCCCGAGATTGGAGCCAGGCCTATGAAGAGAAGTACAAAAGCTATGAAAATAATGTGCAGCCCATACCTGTCGATTTGTATACAGAAATTGAGCTTTATCCTGAAACACATTCCTATAAAGTCTATGTCCGCTATTTACTCAAAAACAAAAGTGAGAAAGCTTTGGGGCGGGCCCTGATGGGGCTAAGTTTTGAGGCTGAAATGGATTCCCTGCATTTTTCCAAAGGAGAAGTAGAAAGCTATGATGCGGACTTTGCCCAATATCAGCTCGTATTTCCGGATAGTTTACAACCGGGAGAAAGCTTTGAAATGCAAGCCTATTTCCATTCCTCCTGGAATGGTTTTCAATCCCATACAGCCTTTAATTCGATTGTTGAAAATGGTTCCTTTATCCGAATGAGCCGCTACTTTCCCTTCTTTGGGTATCACAGGGATTATGAATTGAGCAATGAAGAAGTGAGAAGAGCCCGGAATATGCCTCCTCAGGAATCAGCCCTTATCCCCTTCACAGAGAGTCCGGGAGATTCATTGCCCTATGACTATGATTTCATAGAACTGGAATATAAAATTTCTACTTCGGCAGATCAGCTGGCTTTGGGAGCAGGAAGCTTACTGAAGCAATGGACAGAAAATGGAAGGAATTTTTTCCACTATAAACTGGAAAGAGCTATCCCTTTTCGCTTTGCTTTTTCCTCTGCAAAATATGCCCTCACAAAAACAGAACATAAGGGCATCTCGATCGAGCTTTATTATCATCCGAAACATGCCTACAATACAGATAGACTGTTACAATCTGCGCGTCAAAGTCTGGATTATTGTATAGAGGCATTTGGTCCCTATCAATATGAGCACATACGCTTTGTCGAAGTTTCTGATTTTACTTCCGGTTTTGCGGCCACAGCGTATCCTAATACCCTCTTTATTCGTGAGAGCATGGGATTCTTTTCAGATATGCGGGAAAAAGGATCTCATGATATCGTCAATCAATTGGTTGCTCATGAGCTGGCGCATCAATGGTGGGGGGGACAGCTAAATACACCCAGCCAGGAAGGGGCAATTCTTCTCTCAGAAATGTTGGCGCAGTATACAGAGTTTATGATTTATGAACAGACATATGGAAAAACGGCTACAATTGATGCCCTGAATGTAGAGATGGATCTCTATCTGAGAGATCGGGCTTTTAGCGAGGAAGTTCCTTTGATCTCTGCTGCTTACGACCATCCACATATTCCTTATAGCAAAGGCGCCAAGGTCATGTATCAACTGAGAGAAATGATGGGAGAGGATAGCTTGAATTTAGCCCTCAAAAAGGTACTTCAAACATTTGCCTGGCCAGATCCTCCTCCCAGCTCTTTGGACCTGCTCGATGAGATTGTCAAACAAGCCCCGGATAGTTTAGAAGTCTTTATTCGGCAAATGTTTACCCAAATTCGGGTCTATGAGCTAAAGTTGGAGCAGGCTAGAATTCATGAGCTCGCGGAGGGGATTTATGAGGTGGAAATGGAAGTCATGGCCAAAATGTATGAAGGGGATTCTTTAGGAAATAAAAAGGAAATCAACTTTCAGATTCCCGTACAAATCGCGGCTTTGGGAGAGGGAGGAATTCAGGAACTCATCAGGATTGAATGGGTTGAACTTACTGAAGGGAAACAATCCTTCCGCATGCAGCTAAAGGAAAAACCCTACCAGTTGGCAGTAGATCCTTATATACTTAACATTGATGTAGACCGAATGAATAATTTTAAACAGATAAAGCAGGAGGATTGA
- a CDS encoding amidase, which produces MRKTIPEITELAYLDACTLAALIREGQLSARELMQSYLQQFSLFNPKINAIIDYLDEEQALLMADEADRQLAKGEKIGPLHGIPIAAKEMLEVKGWKQTFCWAAGVEEEALSAMCLNEVLEEDGLLAARMRQAGVLYVGKTNIPEFAFGSHTKNSLYGATRNPYDLRKSAGGSSGGAAAALAAGIVSIADGSDLGGSLRNPAAFCNVIGFRPSIGRIPSKEAGWAARMGTEGPMARSVDDIGLLLSVQAGPYRNDPLSIQESGDQFREILKKDHSGIRIGWTADFGHLAVEDEIKKVCKNALGYFEDIGIEISDRYPDIMRSDPEKGIWDAMSVFRTLRTVSLGCNVFAFHNALGEGGIRKYMGPIAQYQMLDAYQTVSTMDICKANENRQRIFREFMNFFEHHDFLVCPTTQVLPFDIEWDYVEKIGDRQMRDYLQWMSICCILSTVGLPIISMPCGFSKQGLAVGIQIIGKPQTDLEVLQLAKAFESASQLSAKFNPPALSV; this is translated from the coding sequence ATGCGTAAAACAATTCCTGAAATAACGGAATTAGCCTATCTTGATGCTTGTACATTGGCAGCTCTCATAAGAGAGGGACAACTTTCTGCCCGTGAACTTATGCAATCCTATCTTCAGCAATTTTCTCTCTTCAATCCAAAGATCAATGCGATCATTGATTATCTGGATGAGGAACAAGCATTGTTAATGGCAGATGAAGCGGATCGGCAACTTGCAAAAGGAGAAAAAATCGGGCCTCTACATGGCATCCCGATAGCTGCAAAAGAAATGCTGGAGGTAAAGGGTTGGAAACAAACCTTTTGCTGGGCAGCGGGTGTAGAGGAAGAAGCACTATCCGCCATGTGCCTGAATGAAGTATTGGAGGAAGATGGTTTGCTCGCAGCTCGCATGCGGCAGGCAGGCGTGCTTTATGTTGGGAAGACCAACATTCCTGAATTTGCTTTTGGCTCCCATACGAAAAACAGCCTCTATGGAGCTACCCGAAATCCGTATGATCTACGCAAATCTGCTGGTGGAAGTAGCGGAGGAGCCGCAGCAGCCCTGGCAGCTGGCATTGTATCTATTGCTGATGGCAGCGATCTGGGAGGATCTTTGAGAAACCCTGCAGCATTTTGCAATGTCATTGGATTTCGCCCATCGATAGGCAGAATCCCGAGCAAAGAAGCAGGCTGGGCGGCAAGAATGGGAACTGAAGGTCCAATGGCAAGGTCTGTTGATGATATAGGACTTCTCTTATCTGTACAGGCAGGCCCCTATAGAAATGATCCCCTATCCATTCAGGAATCCGGAGATCAGTTTCGGGAAATTCTCAAAAAGGATCATTCAGGAATACGGATTGGTTGGACAGCAGATTTTGGGCATTTAGCAGTAGAGGATGAAATAAAAAAGGTCTGCAAAAATGCTCTTGGGTATTTTGAAGATATAGGTATTGAAATCAGTGATAGGTACCCTGATATCATGCGTTCGGATCCCGAAAAAGGCATATGGGATGCCATGAGTGTATTTAGGACCTTACGAACCGTAAGTTTGGGGTGTAATGTATTCGCCTTTCACAATGCCCTGGGAGAAGGAGGAATCCGGAAATACATGGGCCCTATTGCCCAATATCAAATGCTGGATGCATACCAAACGGTCAGCACCATGGATATTTGCAAAGCAAATGAAAACCGACAGCGAATTTTCCGTGAATTTATGAACTTTTTTGAGCATCATGATTTCCTCGTCTGCCCCACTACCCAGGTTCTTCCTTTTGATATCGAATGGGATTATGTGGAGAAAATTGGAGATCGCCAGATGAGAGACTATCTCCAATGGATGAGTATATGTTGCATCCTTTCTACTGTCGGCCTTCCCATCATTTCTATGCCGTGTGGGTTTAGTAAACAAGGCTTAGCCGTGGGGATTCAGATCATCGGCAAGCCACAGACAGACCTTGAAGTATTGCAATTGGCAAAAGCTTTTGAATCTGCCAGTCAACTTTCTGCCAAATTCAATCCTCCTGCTTTATCTGTTTAA
- a CDS encoding CoA-acylating methylmalonate-semialdehyde dehydrogenase — protein sequence MTGQNQAPITHNFIDGEFQKGQRSKLEVLSPIDGKQISAVVLSEVSDLDAAVKAAKEAFPIWSSKTLKERVQVFYRFRQLLESHMEELSDIIQKENGKILSEARAEVMKGMELTEFACSLPQIIHDEVQEVSKGIECRTTHVPVGVVASITPFNFPAMVPLWTIPNAIALGNCMILKPSEKTPIAAGKIADLLSEAGLPPGVFNVVNGEREIVEAICDHPDIEAVSFVGSTRVAKIVYKRATSNLKRCMAFGGAKNHLIILPDAHLDMAANIVASMAGCAGQRCMAASAMVAVGSTDHIIQRICEEAAKIKAGENMGTVISAEAKERIESYITEAEAQGAKVLVDGRNTVVPGKEGGFYVGPTIIDQVKPDMRIAQEEVFGPVLVIMRTSDIDEAIRIENGSNYGNASSVYTQNGSLANYIMDRVSAGMVGVNVGVPVPREPFSFGGWNQSRFGVNDITGKDSINFWTKLKKRTTKWNPEDWNDWMS from the coding sequence ATGACTGGTCAAAATCAGGCTCCGATTACCCACAATTTTATAGATGGGGAGTTCCAAAAAGGACAAAGAAGTAAGCTGGAAGTCCTAAGTCCCATCGATGGCAAGCAGATCTCTGCAGTTGTTTTATCCGAAGTATCTGATCTGGATGCTGCGGTAAAAGCTGCGAAAGAGGCATTTCCCATTTGGTCCTCTAAAACCCTCAAAGAAAGGGTTCAGGTGTTTTATAGATTTCGACAGCTCCTTGAAAGTCATATGGAAGAACTTTCTGATATTATCCAGAAAGAGAATGGCAAAATACTGTCTGAAGCAAGGGCTGAGGTGATGAAAGGTATGGAGCTTACCGAATTTGCCTGCTCCTTACCGCAAATCATTCATGATGAAGTGCAGGAGGTCAGTAAAGGGATCGAATGTAGAACCACCCATGTTCCTGTGGGAGTGGTAGCTTCAATTACCCCTTTCAATTTTCCCGCGATGGTGCCCCTCTGGACTATCCCCAATGCGATTGCCCTGGGAAATTGCATGATCCTTAAACCTTCAGAAAAAACTCCAATTGCAGCGGGAAAGATCGCTGATCTGCTCTCGGAAGCAGGACTACCTCCAGGCGTGTTCAATGTGGTAAATGGAGAAAGAGAAATTGTGGAAGCGATTTGTGATCATCCTGATATTGAGGCTGTTTCTTTTGTGGGTTCTACCCGGGTTGCAAAAATCGTTTACAAAAGAGCTACCTCCAATCTCAAAAGATGTATGGCCTTTGGGGGCGCTAAAAATCACCTGATCATTCTTCCGGATGCCCATTTGGATATGGCTGCAAATATTGTGGCTTCCATGGCGGGTTGCGCAGGTCAAAGATGTATGGCTGCTTCGGCCATGGTGGCAGTAGGAAGTACGGATCATATTATTCAACGCATTTGTGAGGAAGCTGCGAAAATTAAAGCGGGCGAAAATATGGGTACCGTCATCTCCGCCGAAGCAAAGGAGCGCATAGAAAGTTACATAACAGAAGCAGAAGCTCAGGGAGCCAAAGTTTTGGTAGATGGACGTAATACAGTTGTCCCTGGAAAAGAAGGGGGTTTTTACGTAGGTCCAACTATCATAGATCAGGTTAAACCAGATATGCGTATCGCTCAGGAAGAGGTTTTTGGGCCGGTTTTGGTCATCATGAGAACCTCGGATATCGACGAAGCCATACGCATTGAAAATGGCTCAAATTATGGCAATGCTTCCTCCGTTTATACCCAGAATGGCAGTTTGGCCAATTATATTATGGATAGAGTGAGCGCAGGTATGGTCGGGGTGAATGTTGGGGTGCCTGTACCAAGAGAACCCTTTTCTTTTGGAGGCTGGAACCAATCTCGATTTGGAGTTAATGATATTACAGGTAAGGATTCAATCAACTTCTGGACGAAACTGAAAAAACGAACCACCAAATGGAATCCTGAAGACTGGAATGATTGGATGAGTTGA
- a CDS encoding hexameric tyrosine-coordinated heme protein: MEQQELWLKSLITEHAQAGFELAIKLSRMGVKSTQPDVEVLKRLRTDYAENASGLTAASQVIALNFQTIAAANNYWK, from the coding sequence ATGGAACAGCAAGAATTATGGCTTAAAAGCCTCATCACAGAACATGCGCAGGCTGGGTTTGAACTGGCCATCAAACTTTCCAGAATGGGCGTAAAATCTACCCAGCCGGATGTGGAAGTATTGAAACGCTTACGAACAGACTATGCGGAAAATGCGTCAGGCCTAACAGCAGCTTCACAGGTAATCGCGCTAAATTTCCAAACGATAGCAGCAGCCAACAACTATTGGAAATAA